GGGGGGCGGCGGGGCCGGGGGCGGAGGAGGCGCCGCCGGCTTGGGCGGCTCGGGGGCCGCCGGCTTCGGCGCTGGCGCCGGCTTGGGGGCGGGCTTCCGGGCGGCCGCCTCCGGCGGGGCGGCCGGCGCCGGGGACGCCCCGACCGATTGGCGCACCAGGGCCACCTGCTCCGGAGACAGCGCGGCAAAGTTGTTGCGGACCTCCACGTTCAGGGCGTGGAGCTTGTCCATCAGCTCCTTGCTGGTCAGTCCCAGTTCCTTGGCCAGTTCATGAACTCTCATGCGTCCTCTTGCCCGTGCAGATGCTCGCACGCCTTCTCGACGCCCTGCAATACTTCCCGGGCCGCCGCGGCATCAAATCCTTCCACGGCCTCCAGGTCCGACGGCTCCGCGGCCAGCAGCCCCTCCAGCGTCAGGAAGCCGGCGTGCACCAGCTTCTCCGCCCGCTCGGGGCCGA
This window of the Kiritimatiellia bacterium genome carries:
- a CDS encoding translation initiation factor IF-2 N-terminal domain-containing protein → MRVHELAKELGLTSKELMDKLHALNVEVRNNFAALSPEQVALVRQSVGASPAPAAPPEAAARKPAPKPAPAPKPAAPEPPKPAAPPPPPAPPPP